The DNA region CCCCAGCAGATTTTGCATGTGGAATAGCAATACCAAACCCTACTTCTGTTGGAACCTGATCTTCACGAGCCCAAATATCCTGTTTAAATTGTTTAAGATCATGTAAATAACCGTTTTTATTTAATTTTTCTGCAAGCTCATTAATTAAGTCCTCTTTCGTTTCAGCAACTAGATCTAATATTATGTTTTCTGGCCTTAAGACACTAGAAGTCTTCATATATAATCCCTCCTTTTAAATTTCTCCTAATTTATAGAGTGATGCTTTACCAGTTGAACCAAATAGATCCATTTTTTTCTTTACTAATTCAATAGTTGCCTTCGTTGCTTCAGGCATTAATAGATCTGGTTCATAAGCATCGGGATTTTCATACAGAGTAGCTCTTAATTGGTTATAAAAAGCTCTCTTCATATCCGTTGATAAATTAATTTTAGCAATCCCATGTTTCACAGCTTCTCTTATTTCCTCATCTGGGTTGTCGGATCCACCGTGAAGAACTAAAGGAATCTTTACTCTTTCATGAATCTTCATTAATCGATCAATTTTAATAGAGTGATCCTTCGTTTTTGGATATAAGCCATGTGAAGTTCCAACAGCAACAGCAAGGGTATCAATTCCTGTTTTTTCAACGAAAATAGCTGCTTCATCAGGATCCGTATATAAAATCTCGTCTGTTCCGCCTTCTGAACTACCCTCATTACTTCCAATAGTACCTAGTTCACCTTCTACAGACACACCTACTATATGAGCAAGTTCTACTGCTTTTTTTGTTAATGTCATATTTTCTTCAAACGGTAAATGTGACGCATCCATCATCACAGACGTATAGCCATTTCTAATAGATCGAGTAATATCTTCAATTGTTGCCCCGTGATCCAAATGAATTACAAAAGGAACTTTAGACTTTGACGCAGCCTCTCGTACATATGCCACAAATTCATCCGTTACTAGATTAATTTCATTCGGGTGAATTTGAAGTATAGCTGGGGATTTTTGCTCCTCTGCAGCACTTACTACAACTTTTACAAATTCGCTATTTGCCACATTAAATGATCCAACTGCAAATTTATTCTCGTAAGCTACTTGAAGTAAATCTCTCATATTAACTAACATTTCTATTCCTCCTAATATTATTTGGAAGACCAAACTTCCAAAAATTCATCATAATTAGCAACATTCAATAATTTTTCTGTCATATTTGTTTGTTTAAATACATCATGAATCTCTTCAAAGAACTTTGTATTATTTACCCTTTGATTTTTTGGAGGGATAAATAGAAAGATAATTTGAGCCATCTTATCTCCCCACAAAATTTTTTGTTTATTTATTGCTACTAACACTCGTAATTTTTCGTTATTTCCACAATCAAATGGATGCGGCATCGCAACTAAATTTCCAATATTAGTACTCGACATCTTTTCTCTTTCATTAATGCTTGTATACAGATGTTGAATCCCTCCATTATTTGTAAGTGTTTTTAATAAACCTTTTTGAGTCTCTTCATCTAAGAAATAAAGATCATCCGGTGATAAATAGTATTTCAGTAAACCACGATTTAATTGAATAGAAATAGTCTTCATATCTTCGTTTGTAATCATTTCACTAACACGAATACAATTTTTCACGTTTAGGTGCTGCTCATCAAAGATTTCACTAGTAGTTACTATAGTTTCTATCCCTTCAGGAAGTAAATGGATTTCATAATTTGCAAATAAACCATCAATCTTAATATTTGGAAAGTATAAATTTATTTTTCTTTCTAATAGCTTACCTACTAAAGGATTTTTCCCATAAATTATTGCAATTCTTTTCCTTGTTTCTTGCGAATTTTCGATAATATTCATGATATGTAGTGTTAAGTAACCAATTTCATTTTCTGGTATCTTTATATTTAAGCAAAATTGTAATTCTTTAGCTAAAACCACTGCAATATTATAAGCATTCATGTATTCCGACTTTATTTGAGAAATAAATGGATTCTCTACAGGAAAGTAATATTTTAATGGATATAATGACTTTGTAATATGTACCAATAAGCCATTAAATAACTTTTTATTTTTTCGATTTGAAAAACCATATCGGACCCAAACTTTTTCTATAACCGATTTTACTTTTTCCTTTATTTCATCTGAGTTTTCTTGCTCAATTATTTCATTTTTCTTTGGTAATATTTGCAAAACAATTAATAAGTAGCATAAATACTGATATTCATACTCATCAAACTGTACATTCATTTCCCTAGCTAAACGAGTAAGGATTAACTTCGCTATTTTTAATTCTTCAAAGCTAGTATTATCTAACCTCATGTCTTTTTCAGCAATTTTTTGATTAAGGCCT from Priestia aryabhattai includes:
- a CDS encoding BglG family transcription antiterminator; this translates as MKKRYIKILEYLEQSDNDFVNGRELASLFNVTTRTIRNDIREINESYLEKLLIIGNNQKGYKLVGDLSNIHQNEDDYEERAFHIIKTLLSETDFITYDELAKKLYFSTQTIRKDVQKLFQIIKAEKRNIEMEAIIFQGIRLKGSEVEKRLLLKKLVTTNCLKRMSLDEALQYYFDDWFSQSSIQLVCSCIEEEVTKYNLLLSSQELFSICVNIIISLKRVGLNQKIAEKDMRLDNTSFEELKIAKLILTRLAREMNVQFDEYEYQYLCYLLIVLQILPKKNEIIEQENSDEIKEKVKSVIEKVWVRYGFSNRKNKKLFNGLLVHITKSLYPLKYYFPVENPFISQIKSEYMNAYNIAVVLAKELQFCLNIKIPENEIGYLTLHIMNIIENSQETRKRIAIIYGKNPLVGKLLERKINLYFPNIKIDGLFANYEIHLLPEGIETIVTTSEIFDEQHLNVKNCIRVSEMITNEDMKTISIQLNRGLLKYYLSPDDLYFLDEETQKGLLKTLTNNGGIQHLYTSINEREKMSSTNIGNLVAMPHPFDCGNNEKLRVLVAINKQKILWGDKMAQIIFLFIPPKNQRVNNTKFFEEIHDVFKQTNMTEKLLNVANYDEFLEVWSSK
- a CDS encoding ketose-bisphosphate aldolase, coding for MLVNMRDLLQVAYENKFAVGSFNVANSEFVKVVVSAAEEQKSPAILQIHPNEINLVTDEFVAYVREAASKSKVPFVIHLDHGATIEDITRSIRNGYTSVMMDASHLPFEENMTLTKKAVELAHIVGVSVEGELGTIGSNEGSSEGGTDEILYTDPDEAAIFVEKTGIDTLAVAVGTSHGLYPKTKDHSIKIDRLMKIHERVKIPLVLHGGSDNPDEEIREAVKHGIAKINLSTDMKRAFYNQLRATLYENPDAYEPDLLMPEATKATIELVKKKMDLFGSTGKASLYKLGEI